In one Trueperaceae bacterium genomic region, the following are encoded:
- a CDS encoding helix-turn-helix transcriptional regulator — protein sequence MAKKTMTLREARLARKETLVEVAEAVGTDVSNLSRIERGAQLPSRDLARKLFEHFDGAVELGLIYDPEHRVAS from the coding sequence ATGGCCAAAAAGACGATGACGCTTCGGGAGGCTCGGTTAGCCCGCAAGGAAACGCTGGTCGAAGTGGCCGAGGCAGTGGGTACCGACGTGAGCAACCTCTCTCGAATTGAGAGGGGTGCGCAATTGCCGTCGAGGGACCTGGCGAGAAAACTGTTCGAGCATTTTGATGGTGCCGTCGAGCTCGGTTTGATCTACGACCCCGAGCACCGCGTCGCTAGTTGA